In a single window of the Niabella ginsenosidivorans genome:
- a CDS encoding alpha/beta hydrolase translates to MKKNTCLKIAVLLFLVMAGSLPVKAQQYRELLLWPELQGVKTADTALLKVYLPAKSNGMAVIACPGGGYSFLALEKEGTGFASYFNDLGIALIVLKYRLPNGHPDVPLNDAKKAMHVVKKHAAEWHIDLDKIGIMGASAGGHLAATLCTHASDGERPAFQVLLYPVISMKKELCHAGSRKSFLGNKPTNRGINYFSNELQVTSQTPRAFIVVSDDDKTVSPLNSVRYYEALHRMKIPAELHVYPEGGHGWGLNDHFLYKKDWTKALTEWLRLLPGNREQENGR, encoded by the coding sequence ATGAAAAAAAATACCTGTTTAAAAATAGCAGTGCTTCTTTTCCTGGTAATGGCAGGTTCCCTGCCCGTTAAGGCGCAGCAATACAGGGAGCTGCTGCTTTGGCCGGAGTTGCAGGGGGTGAAAACTGCTGATACGGCTCTTTTAAAAGTATATCTTCCGGCAAAAAGCAATGGCATGGCCGTAATTGCCTGTCCTGGTGGCGGCTATTCCTTTCTGGCGCTTGAAAAAGAAGGAACCGGTTTCGCCTCTTATTTTAATGACCTGGGTATTGCGCTGATCGTACTGAAATACCGCCTTCCCAACGGACATCCGGATGTTCCGCTGAACGATGCAAAAAAGGCCATGCATGTGGTAAAGAAACATGCGGCGGAATGGCATATTGATCTGGATAAAATAGGCATCATGGGCGCTTCCGCCGGCGGGCACCTGGCGGCAACTTTGTGTACGCATGCGTCAGACGGGGAACGGCCTGCTTTCCAGGTACTGCTTTATCCGGTTATTTCAATGAAAAAAGAGCTTTGTCATGCCGGCTCCCGCAAATCGTTCCTGGGCAACAAACCAACCAACAGGGGGATCAATTATTTTTCCAATGAGTTACAGGTTACTTCACAAACGCCACGGGCCTTTATTGTGGTTAGTGACGATGATAAAACGGTATCGCCATTGAACAGTGTCCGTTATTATGAAGCGTTGCATCGGATGAAGATACCGGCGGAACTGCATGTATACCCGGAGGGTGGCCATGGATGGGGTTTAAATGATCATTTTTTATATAAGAAAGACTGGACAAAAGCATTAACAGAATGGCTCCGGCTTTTGCCGGGAAACCGGGAACAGGAGAACGGCAGGTAA
- a CDS encoding DUF4380 domain-containing protein produces MKKSIWLLMVIPFLSGSLPVAKTQTIRQYKEKRPTIDSCISLCFGDLVFTVAPQKGGRILSFKKAGKEVLASDTVHPLYYGATLWLSPQSAYWPQYSVMDLLPYQLESTSKSIRLTSPVDQGIQVIKEFSVSKADTSIAICYTIRNASGPSKKLAPWEVTRVLGGCSFFPVGAPGVSAQSDISGTVTENGILWLPPTGAGNKKGQKLFSGIKEGWIAHYYNGLLLVKCFPEVPQKDLPPGQGAAEIYVAPMGRYRELENHGKYSNVQPGQYLQYHEKWLLRNVGHQTKETLLSIVAALNKKIK; encoded by the coding sequence ATGAAAAAAAGCATATGGTTGCTGATGGTCATTCCGTTTTTATCAGGCAGTTTACCGGTAGCAAAAACGCAAACCATCCGGCAGTATAAAGAAAAACGGCCTACTATTGATTCCTGCATCTCTTTGTGCTTTGGCGACCTGGTATTTACGGTGGCGCCTCAAAAAGGCGGGCGGATCCTGTCTTTTAAAAAAGCGGGTAAAGAGGTGCTGGCATCTGATACCGTGCATCCCCTTTATTATGGTGCCACGCTCTGGCTTTCGCCGCAATCAGCCTACTGGCCGCAATATTCTGTTATGGATCTGCTGCCGTATCAATTGGAAAGCACTTCAAAATCCATCCGGTTGACCAGCCCGGTGGATCAGGGCATACAGGTGATCAAGGAATTTTCAGTATCAAAGGCAGATACGTCAATTGCCATTTGTTATACCATCCGGAACGCATCCGGCCCGTCAAAAAAGCTCGCTCCCTGGGAGGTTACCCGGGTCCTGGGCGGATGCAGTTTCTTCCCGGTTGGGGCGCCCGGTGTCAGCGCTCAATCGGATATTTCCGGCACCGTGACAGAAAACGGGATCCTCTGGCTGCCGCCTACTGGAGCGGGGAATAAAAAAGGACAGAAATTATTTTCAGGTATTAAGGAGGGATGGATCGCACATTATTACAACGGGCTGCTGTTGGTAAAATGTTTTCCCGAGGTTCCCCAAAAGGACCTGCCGCCTGGTCAGGGCGCAGCGGAAATTTATGTAGCGCCCATGGGCCGGTACCGGGAACTGGAAAACCATGGAAAGTATAGTAACGTACAACCGGGTCAATATCTGCAATACCACGAGAAATGGTTGCTGAGGAATGTCGGTCACCAGACAAAAGAAACACTATTGTCAATTGTGGCAGCATTGAATAAAAAAATAAAGTAA
- a CDS encoding NPCBM/NEW2 domain-containing protein has product MMILSNRKQHMHLLLLGLLLTILCTGYKPPTRIVWLNELDLTNVDQSAGKALANQSMWRTPLSISGEVFKRGVGTHAAGVFRVKLDGRTVAFKAAVGIDDSAPEHELKQASAEFIIIGDGKIIWRSGVMHGRQKAKKLAISTKGIHSLILWVDHAGDGIAGDRADWVNARFEVEGANPVSVKRKREKEYVLSPVPQKQPHINAPYILGARAGNPFLFTIPVSGERPVHIIARDLPDGLSVDERTGIITGKAAQNGTYKVTVTAKNGYGTDTKELTIEIGKKINRTPPMGWNSWNVFGADISDQKIRDMTDALVALGLNQYGYAYINIDDGWQGQRGGKFNAIMPNKKFPDMKALVDYVHSKGLKIGIYSSPWVQTYAGYTGSSADTPEGKIINASRRYGAVSFAKQDVQQWAAWGFDYVKYDWVTNDIAHTAELSYLFRQSGRDITLSISNAAPFELAEDWSRLANAWRTTGDIHDSWCSMTTIGFLQNKWQPFAKPGSWNDPDMLVLGKLGWGKDIHTTNLTPDEQYTHITLWSLLAAPLLIGCDLKQMDAFTLSLLTNREVIAVDQDAAGIQGQRVAADREKETEIWSRPLGDGSIAVGLFNLSDNLQELSIDWKQLHLNGKQRVRNIWQQKDLGVYSKNYTSEVPAHGVVFLKIRPGFNCNNNRRTE; this is encoded by the coding sequence ATGATGATTCTTTCAAACAGGAAACAACACATGCATCTCTTGTTGTTGGGTCTGTTGTTAACAATCCTATGTACCGGTTATAAACCGCCTACCCGTATTGTATGGCTGAATGAACTGGATCTGACCAATGTAGACCAGTCCGCAGGAAAAGCGCTGGCCAACCAGTCTATGTGGAGGACGCCACTTTCCATTTCAGGAGAGGTATTCAAACGGGGCGTAGGCACACATGCAGCAGGCGTCTTCCGGGTAAAACTGGATGGAAGAACCGTTGCCTTCAAAGCCGCCGTGGGCATTGATGATTCGGCTCCGGAACACGAACTGAAACAGGCAAGCGCGGAGTTTATCATTATCGGCGATGGTAAAATAATCTGGCGCAGCGGGGTAATGCATGGCCGGCAAAAAGCAAAAAAGCTGGCCATTAGCACCAAAGGGATTCATTCTCTTATTTTATGGGTAGATCATGCCGGTGATGGAATTGCCGGGGACCGGGCCGATTGGGTAAACGCCCGCTTTGAAGTGGAAGGGGCAAATCCGGTTTCCGTAAAACGGAAACGCGAAAAAGAATATGTATTAAGTCCGGTTCCTCAAAAGCAACCCCATATAAATGCTCCCTATATTTTGGGCGCGCGTGCAGGGAACCCGTTTTTATTTACAATACCGGTATCCGGTGAACGCCCGGTGCATATTATTGCAAGGGATTTACCGGACGGGCTGTCGGTTGATGAGCGCACCGGCATCATTACCGGGAAGGCAGCGCAAAACGGAACCTATAAGGTTACCGTTACTGCAAAAAATGGATATGGAACTGATACAAAGGAGCTCACGATTGAGATCGGCAAAAAAATAAACCGGACGCCACCAATGGGCTGGAACAGCTGGAATGTGTTTGGCGCGGATATATCGGATCAGAAAATAAGAGATATGACGGATGCCCTGGTGGCGCTTGGTTTAAACCAATATGGCTATGCTTATATCAACATTGATGACGGGTGGCAGGGACAGCGCGGCGGTAAGTTCAATGCAATTATGCCCAATAAAAAATTTCCGGATATGAAGGCGCTGGTGGATTATGTGCATAGCAAAGGGCTTAAAATAGGTATCTACTCTTCTCCCTGGGTACAAACCTATGCAGGCTATACAGGCAGCAGTGCTGATACGCCGGAAGGAAAGATCATAAATGCGTCGCGAAGGTATGGCGCGGTATCCTTTGCCAAACAGGATGTGCAGCAATGGGCAGCGTGGGGTTTTGATTATGTAAAATACGATTGGGTAACCAATGATATTGCCCATACGGCAGAGCTCAGTTACCTGTTCCGGCAATCCGGCAGAGATATCACGCTCAGCATTTCCAATGCAGCACCTTTTGAGCTGGCAGAAGACTGGAGCCGTTTAGCAAATGCCTGGCGCACCACGGGCGATATTCATGACTCCTGGTGCAGTATGACCACCATTGGGTTTTTGCAAAACAAATGGCAGCCCTTTGCAAAACCCGGCAGCTGGAATGACCCGGATATGCTGGTTCTTGGAAAACTGGGCTGGGGAAAGGATATTCATACCACCAACCTGACACCCGATGAACAGTACACGCACATTACACTCTGGAGCCTTCTGGCTGCGCCTTTGCTGATCGGATGCGACCTGAAGCAGATGGATGCATTTACGCTGAGCCTGCTGACCAACAGGGAGGTGATTGCTGTTGACCAGGATGCAGCGGGTATACAGGGGCAGCGTGTAGCGGCAGACAGGGAAAAGGAAACGGAAATTTGGAGCCGCCCGCTTGGCGATGGATCAATAGCAGTAGGGCTATTTAACCTGTCAGACAATCTGCAGGAACTATCCATTGATTGGAAACAGCTGCATCTGAACGGGAAACAGCGGGTGCGCAATATATGGCAGCAAAAAGACCTGGGCGTGTACAGTAAAAACTATACATCAGAAGTACCCGCACATGGTGTTGTTTTTTTAAAAATCAGACCGGGCTTTAATTGCAATAACAACAGGAGAACAGAATGA
- a CDS encoding DOMON domain-containing protein, with amino-acid sequence MISKSIQNNMRARFSIAGILLFWVTLTAQSQMKEPQDWAGYEEVLGVKNGLRHYDYEVQLISSPAPANVFWPGDPVHLKFQVVNNTGKTIDVTAKMQVIRYGTKGIPNDIWLPRMVKLDYEKEIPVRLAIAPNGYVNTELAIDDIKEYGGYAVVFDLGPYGRRLGTSFALSMKPSPVPMQYPKQSLDYLGVDFLSRIGAQAIRYGIPYMSTTNPGYQNFMQELKRLMKNFKDNNITVMLMFGEGQAAWSMPLGTPRPHLDSGGRLLRTKQDLAWLPSEDEDFKKYVKELCLSFGWPNGPVTAVCLWNEPWEGASISGWQADMIRYREIYTKMAEAVLEARKEKRDVLVGGGDSNSNALDKFFSDGTLKMLPIFDFLSIHYQGMEAPVLYPEWNQRKDYKGRVKIWDTESWVGNTDDRIGLVVAANRSAGYDRSMGIYGGYMYSGDPNRSAQTMAVRTQNGIETVPKLHNTWSAAAAMGAVQSLIGERDFNRLLFKNGLPWVMLFDGYHQNKEDGTVVIAGDLGEAFGAANVLFRNVRSLSEARKKQDLQKRLETTKDAVERKKIQEELDSDHPITDGKMIVKADPSFLLYDFYGNTIAPQKGVYEVPLNYQGYFMRVKNKKGAFDQLVTAISNARIEGYEPLEIIAKDFTAPVAEKPELELLLTNILNRPVKGNLSVTVDGLETTGPSALSFRPHETKTVHVKVMNGKANSKNSYPLQVYFDAGKDGFAQHREEMHVNVIAKKTIAVDGDLNDWNGVIPQTIRGSSKASISVTEAAWHPYERLDSTAEGLAQTYMAYDDQYFYFAAKVADKTPSKGAPRFETRNDDSCFYPDTAFLQTVYAMQSVLVKQPAAATDRAALQLPSGGRVMNYYENSLSTRSIGVDIDLPTKGFTRTTLYFPATNQRNVSVTVYDRKSGKELLATAIANLWNGAYLSLDLKGSVRIRCSAYSWDSWRNTTKLAGIFFDASDNRIRAAGSNAAAALITKDFDTQGNWIGVYGKTGYSLAGAAASLPPGIRCTMVAQDDLVPLVWPKGVRRFTYRKTPTLPDGVSGEKFDNILIAFNVIPIGEDGMEAAAKGTMPRYIGYKCTDYEYALNTVAPEYGGGFEIWRMLVPGMPRKHFYPRQPKSPFDGAVKNGKLITVRKGKTLYTECALPWSELPDVKKAIDRGAPIKFSARINDDGAGGACMELARERSVSKINSRAFHPDWKEHWANEVEFGVEK; translated from the coding sequence ATGATTTCGAAATCAATTCAAAATAACATGCGGGCACGATTTTCTATAGCCGGGATACTTCTTTTTTGGGTAACGCTGACGGCGCAAAGCCAGATGAAGGAACCGCAGGACTGGGCAGGATATGAAGAGGTGCTGGGCGTTAAGAACGGGCTGCGGCATTACGATTATGAGGTACAGCTGATCAGCTCCCCGGCACCGGCAAATGTGTTCTGGCCGGGAGACCCGGTGCACCTGAAATTCCAGGTTGTCAATAATACCGGTAAGACAATAGATGTAACGGCAAAAATGCAGGTGATCCGCTATGGAACAAAGGGCATCCCCAATGATATCTGGCTGCCCCGGATGGTGAAACTGGATTATGAAAAAGAAATACCGGTCCGGCTGGCCATTGCGCCCAACGGTTATGTGAATACGGAGCTGGCCATCGATGATATTAAGGAATATGGCGGGTACGCTGTAGTATTTGACCTGGGGCCATACGGCCGCAGGCTGGGTACCAGCTTTGCACTGAGCATGAAGCCATCACCGGTGCCCATGCAATATCCGAAACAGTCGCTGGATTACCTGGGGGTGGATTTCCTGAGCCGGATCGGGGCGCAGGCCATCCGTTACGGGATACCGTATATGTCCACCACCAATCCCGGCTACCAGAATTTTATGCAGGAATTAAAACGCCTGATGAAAAATTTTAAGGATAACAACATTACGGTAATGCTGATGTTTGGGGAGGGCCAGGCCGCCTGGTCAATGCCCCTGGGCACCCCAAGACCTCATTTGGACAGCGGCGGGAGATTGCTGCGGACAAAGCAGGATCTGGCATGGCTGCCTTCAGAAGATGAGGATTTTAAAAAATATGTAAAAGAACTCTGCCTCAGTTTTGGCTGGCCAAACGGGCCTGTTACTGCGGTATGCCTTTGGAATGAACCCTGGGAAGGAGCTTCCATATCCGGCTGGCAGGCCGACATGATCCGGTACCGGGAGATCTATACAAAAATGGCGGAAGCAGTGCTGGAAGCCCGTAAGGAAAAAAGGGATGTGCTGGTAGGTGGCGGTGATTCCAATTCCAATGCACTGGATAAATTTTTCTCTGATGGTACGCTGAAAATGCTGCCTATCTTTGATTTTTTATCCATCCATTACCAGGGGATGGAAGCGCCGGTGCTGTACCCGGAATGGAATCAGCGAAAGGACTATAAAGGAAGGGTGAAAATATGGGACACGGAAAGCTGGGTAGGCAATACAGATGACCGGATTGGCCTGGTGGTAGCAGCAAACCGTTCGGCGGGGTACGACCGGTCGATGGGGATCTATGGCGGGTATATGTATTCCGGTGATCCGAACCGGTCTGCGCAAACGATGGCTGTTCGTACTCAGAACGGCATAGAAACAGTACCCAAACTGCACAATACCTGGTCTGCGGCAGCGGCAATGGGCGCGGTACAGAGCCTGATCGGGGAGCGGGATTTTAACCGGCTGCTTTTTAAAAACGGCCTGCCCTGGGTGATGCTGTTTGACGGGTATCACCAAAATAAAGAAGATGGCACGGTTGTCATTGCGGGAGACCTGGGAGAGGCTTTTGGTGCGGCAAATGTGCTTTTCAGGAATGTGCGCAGTTTGAGCGAAGCAAGGAAAAAACAGGATCTGCAAAAACGGCTGGAAACAACAAAGGATGCTGTGGAACGAAAAAAAATACAGGAGGAGCTCGACAGCGATCATCCGATCACCGATGGTAAAATGATCGTAAAGGCCGATCCTTCTTTTTTACTGTATGACTTTTACGGCAATACGATCGCACCACAAAAAGGAGTGTATGAGGTCCCGCTGAATTACCAGGGATACTTTATGCGGGTGAAGAATAAAAAAGGGGCATTTGATCAGCTGGTTACAGCCATCAGCAATGCAAGGATCGAAGGGTATGAACCGCTGGAAATCATTGCAAAGGATTTTACGGCGCCTGTTGCTGAAAAACCAGAGCTGGAATTGCTGCTGACCAATATCCTGAACCGCCCGGTAAAAGGTAATTTATCGGTTACGGTTGATGGTTTGGAAACAACTGGTCCATCCGCTCTTAGCTTCCGGCCTCATGAAACAAAAACGGTACATGTAAAAGTGATGAACGGAAAGGCAAACAGCAAAAACAGCTACCCGCTTCAGGTGTATTTTGACGCGGGAAAAGACGGTTTTGCGCAACACCGGGAAGAGATGCACGTGAACGTTATCGCTAAAAAAACAATTGCGGTGGATGGGGATCTGAATGACTGGAACGGAGTAATTCCTCAAACGATCAGGGGTTCCTCCAAAGCCAGTATTTCAGTAACAGAAGCCGCCTGGCATCCGTATGAACGGTTGGATTCAACAGCCGAAGGGCTGGCGCAAACCTATATGGCCTATGATGATCAGTATTTTTATTTTGCAGCAAAAGTGGCTGACAAAACACCCAGCAAAGGCGCTCCGCGTTTTGAGACCCGGAACGATGACTCCTGTTTTTACCCGGATACGGCGTTCCTGCAAACCGTTTATGCCATGCAATCGGTGCTGGTGAAGCAGCCTGCTGCAGCAACAGACAGGGCTGCGTTGCAATTACCATCCGGCGGGCGGGTCATGAATTATTATGAAAACAGCCTTTCTACCCGGTCGATTGGAGTAGATATAGATCTGCCCACAAAAGGGTTTACCCGTACAACGCTTTATTTTCCGGCAACAAACCAGCGGAATGTTTCGGTAACGGTATATGACCGGAAAAGCGGCAAAGAATTACTGGCAACTGCAATAGCAAACCTGTGGAACGGAGCTTATCTGAGCCTTGATCTAAAGGGAAGCGTTCGCATCCGCTGTTCAGCTTATAGCTGGGACAGCTGGAGAAATACCACCAAGCTGGCGGGGATCTTTTTTGATGCGTCCGATAACAGGATCCGCGCTGCTGGCAGCAATGCTGCTGCTGCGCTCATAACAAAAGACTTTGACACACAGGGCAACTGGATCGGTGTTTATGGTAAAACGGGTTATTCTCTTGCAGGGGCAGCTGCTTCGTTACCGCCAGGCATTCGCTGTACGATGGTTGCACAGGATGATCTGGTGCCGCTGGTATGGCCAAAAGGAGTAAGGAGATTTACTTATCGTAAAACACCTACATTACCGGATGGCGTTTCCGGCGAAAAGTTTGATAATATACTGATCGCATTTAACGTGATCCCCATCGGGGAAGATGGTATGGAAGCTGCTGCAAAGGGCACAATGCCCCGTTATATCGGTTATAAATGCACCGATTATGAGTATGCGTTAAATACCGTGGCCCCGGAATATGGCGGTGGCTTTGAGATCTGGAGAATGCTGGTTCCGGGTATGCCGCGTAAGCATTTTTACCCGCGCCAGCCCAAATCGCCTTTTGATGGTGCTGTAAAGAACGGAAAGTTGATAACCGTGCGTAAAGGCAAAACGCTGTACACGGAATGCGCCCTTCCCTGGAGCGAGCTGCCCGATGTAAAAAAAGCGATCGACCGGGGCGCACCCATCAAGTTCTCTGCACGGATCAACGATGATGGTGCCGGCGGCGCCTGTATGGAACTGGCCAGGGAACGTAGTGTATCGAAGATCAATTCCAGGGCCTTTCATCCCGATTGGAAAGAGCACTGGGCTAATGAAGTGGAATTTGGGGTGGAAAAATAG
- a CDS encoding glycoside hydrolase family 88/105 protein produces MMNPDTKMTIKKYLCFIVLLLLAHTGTAQDRPVDKIKRIGDKLIRETPFAYRLTVPARDSCFNTLHFIDFGRSFGTGKEAVAYAFTQLTFSRDTVITVEVEHNDACKIWCNGALVYEKKGTRHIEIIRDERSMKMSGSFTLPLKKGNNSLLIKSQTAGKEWCVFLQPPSEKDAVISTERSYPEIGLKYVKNIDREVAALTDWLVIGPFAPGMDIVHEPEKTFSFGYMYKGLYKPVTWTIPKTEVLGDMIGARAWGTTYQWNYHNGGVAWAMQVLGALTGEQKYKQWGTRFCDYQMEGMPFVNYQVNELKAYNSANAMVINSSLLDFTLAPSLPIIYRLRTEKQFKNDSIYRAYISKMMQYARFGQIRSKGFTNYTRTTPEEYTVWVDDMFMGIPFLVQAGLYSDSPEIKKAFLDDAASQLIDFTRHVWDPEARLYMHASYSSRPQVKLPYWSRANGWAIWAMTEVLMALPRNHPKYKTILQQYRVFVNSLIRYQSADGFWHNVINRPDSPEEVSGTAIFTMAMARGVRLGWLNPKQFEPVVKKGWQAVASEIEDDGTVHKICIGTMCSEDINYYMNRPFFDNDTHGSFAVIFAGIEVQQMLDRSDKKLKQ; encoded by the coding sequence ATGATGAATCCAGATACGAAGATGACTATTAAAAAATATCTATGTTTTATTGTGCTGTTGTTGCTGGCCCATACGGGCACAGCACAGGATCGGCCCGTTGATAAAATAAAAAGGATCGGCGATAAGCTGATACGGGAAACCCCTTTTGCTTACCGGCTTACCGTGCCTGCCCGGGACAGCTGCTTCAATACGCTGCACTTTATTGATTTCGGGCGCAGCTTTGGCACCGGAAAGGAAGCAGTTGCTTATGCCTTTACGCAGCTGACGTTTTCCAGGGATACGGTAATAACAGTGGAAGTAGAACATAATGACGCCTGTAAAATATGGTGCAACGGAGCGCTTGTTTATGAAAAAAAAGGTACCCGGCATATTGAGATTATAAGAGATGAACGGAGTATGAAAATGTCCGGTTCTTTTACCCTGCCGTTAAAAAAAGGCAATAATTCCTTATTAATAAAATCGCAGACCGCCGGAAAAGAGTGGTGCGTGTTTTTACAGCCGCCCAGTGAAAAGGACGCTGTGATCTCTACAGAAAGAAGTTATCCGGAGATCGGGTTGAAATATGTAAAAAATATAGACCGGGAAGTGGCTGCATTAACAGACTGGCTGGTAATAGGGCCTTTTGCACCGGGTATGGATATAGTTCATGAACCTGAAAAGACATTTAGTTTTGGGTATATGTATAAAGGATTGTATAAACCTGTTACCTGGACCATTCCAAAAACAGAAGTTTTGGGGGATATGATCGGCGCCAGGGCCTGGGGTACCACTTACCAGTGGAACTATCATAACGGTGGGGTTGCCTGGGCCATGCAGGTGCTGGGCGCGCTTACCGGAGAGCAGAAATATAAGCAATGGGGCACTCGTTTCTGCGATTACCAGATGGAAGGAATGCCGTTTGTGAACTACCAGGTCAATGAACTGAAAGCCTATAATTCCGCTAATGCAATGGTTATTAATTCATCGTTGCTGGACTTTACACTGGCGCCTTCTTTACCGATCATTTACCGGTTGCGCACGGAAAAACAGTTTAAAAATGACAGCATTTACAGGGCCTACATCAGTAAGATGATGCAGTATGCGCGGTTTGGACAAATAAGAAGCAAGGGGTTTACCAATTATACGCGCACAACACCCGAAGAGTACACGGTTTGGGTAGATGATATGTTTATGGGTATTCCCTTCCTGGTGCAGGCAGGGCTTTATTCCGATTCACCGGAAATAAAAAAAGCCTTTCTGGATGATGCTGCCAGTCAGCTGATCGATTTTACCAGACATGTATGGGACCCGGAGGCGCGGCTTTATATGCATGCCAGTTATTCATCAAGGCCACAGGTAAAATTACCCTACTGGTCACGGGCGAATGGCTGGGCCATCTGGGCCATGACCGAAGTATTAATGGCGCTGCCCCGGAACCATCCAAAATACAAGACCATTTTGCAGCAATACCGGGTTTTTGTAAACTCGCTGATCCGGTACCAGAGCGCTGATGGCTTCTGGCACAACGTTATTAACCGGCCGGATTCGCCGGAAGAAGTATCCGGAACGGCTATATTTACAATGGCGATGGCACGTGGGGTGCGCCTGGGCTGGCTGAACCCGAAACAATTTGAACCGGTCGTTAAAAAAGGCTGGCAGGCGGTTGCATCGGAGATTGAAGACGATGGAACAGTACACAAAATCTGTATCGGCACCATGTGCTCGGAAGACATTAATTATTATATGAACCGTCCTTTTTTTGATAATGATACGCATGGCTCTTTTGCGGTCATCTTTGCGGGTATAGAAGTACAACAGATGCTGGACCGGTCAGATAAAAAACTAAAACAGTGA